In Fusarium oxysporum f. sp. lycopersici 4287 chromosome 4, whole genome shotgun sequence, a genomic segment contains:
- a CDS encoding other hect domain ubiquitin protein ligase E3 yields MAPWSSRRGSQPNNNSNGDLISRIHNTALHTPTTLPALYSTNLPNTSNGNRLELSFSNANADSSSDESDLHPSRPQSSKPRRPQHTRSMSQPFPSLFSSKKKRQNSVGAPPPDLGFADDDSAMPRQAPKTHARNPSHTRNGPVGSKDFTTGNCMTCGSLVRWPRELKVFKCTICTTVNDLEPLSADHDGSKSRRDASQDPTQSVPTRGPHISIEQTKRLVQQSIQSFLSKKLHSIPEPPTEAPPQPPPQSKLSFSSRMQAAGQSLAPVDFRQEAAPSSESPTIQVSHYAFDEEPTLRSSPAQPNPTPMRSFSSSYTERPPVRKILQERGPKEPKEQRKLLDQSEVDPKRIFKALEDYIVACFGSFECINSSFLTHTHRQPIRCRSESTRRKPMLPSEPREQRGHRREPSGNHAAREPREEQFTPQFEDGSCDLDPKLLLLGDFAENGTWWMGNQEDSRPRRPSTNRVERSFSSAPVNTKTPQMSWGDLIKWYTTIVNPAKGWFAIYEEMCQGKGFLTPSQRELQLMERELLQGQEHARRVLLKATEMLLRRPGRPLKDPADLRFLLIILENPLLHEHETLFRGILQFEKNLPSGPRSIQQRKASTPESGPLSGQHSGIIKRIVGLVSNSSAECHNQLIAWFSRHHPSRFIRTKELASGFLTYRMIRQSGKKQEVKVDITAGLIPQMQEGRSGAYLYDEIHRANSSKKAKEPEKKIMYAEDWQIRASSRVLALLFAANNLPHSRRNEESPSGSAEGRSTVHSHGQILPTSDFYNSMIDYTDLVADFENWEARRSKFTFCQYPFLLSIWAKNHILEHDARRQMQSKARDAFFDSIMSRKAINQFLELTVRRDCLVDDSLKAVSEVIGSGSEDIKKGLRITFSGEEGVDAGGLRKEWFLLLAREVFNPDHGLFLYDEDSQYCYFNPNAFETSDQFFLVGVVMGLAIYNSTILDVALPPFAFRKLIASAPTHGTGASAHPRPPMRYTLEDLAEYRPRLARGLRQLLEYEGNVEDTFCLDFVIDMDKYGTQVQVPLCPGGERIPVTNSNRREYVDLYVRYIIDVSVTRQFEPFKRGFYTVCGGNALSLFRPEEIELLVRGSDEALDINSLRGVAEYDNWGTKKPDGSEPVIDWFWETFQAATSQDQRKLLLFITGSDRIPAMGAAVLPIKISCLGEDEGRFPIARTCFNVLSLSRYKSKERLEKLLWTAVHESEGFGIK; encoded by the exons ATGGCTCCCTGGTCGAGTCGTCGTGGGTCGCAACCCAACAACAACTCTAACGGTGACCTCATCAGTCGAATTCACAATACGGCCTTACACACGCCTACCACATTACCTGCGCTCTACTCGACGAATCTGCCAAATACATCAAACGGGAATCGCCTCGAGTTATCCTTCTCCAACGCCAACGCCGATTCCAGCTCCGACGAGTCTGACTTGCATCCCTCGCGACCTCAATCTTCCAAACCTCGTCGGCCACAGCACACGCGCTCTATGAGCCAGCCTTTCCCTTCTCTCTTCAGCAGCAAGAAAAAGAGACAGAACTCAGTCGGCGCACCACCGCCTGACCTGGGTTTTGCAGATGATGACTCGGCAATGCCTCGACAAGCACCAAAGACGCACGCTCGAAACCCTTCTCATACTCGAAACGGCCCTGTAGGAAGTAAGGATTTTACGACAGGCAACTGCATGACATGTGGCTCGTTAGTACGGTGGCCGCGGGAGCTCAAGGTGTTCAAATGCACGATCTGTACTACAGTCAATGATTTGGAGCCTCTGAGTGCAGACCATGATGGTTCGAAGTCGCGTAGAGATGCAAGCCAGGATCCCACCCAGTCTGTCCCAACTCGAG GTCCGCATATCTCGATCGAACAGACAAAGCGACTGGTTCAACAATCCATACAATCCTTCCTTTCTAAGAAGTTGCACTCAATTCCTGAACCTCCCACCGAGGCGCCGCCACAACCGCCGCCGCAGAGCAAGTTGTCATTTAGCAGCCGAATGCAGGCTGCTGGCCAAAGCCTTGCGCCGGTCGATTTTAGACAGGAAGCAGCGCCTTCATCCGAGTCCCCTACTATACAGGTTTCTCATTATGCGTTCGATGAGGAACCGACACTACGGTCGAGTCCCGCCCAACCGAACCCTACGCCAATGcgatccttctcttcttcttacaCCGAAAGACCTCCAGTACGTAAGATATTGCAAGAACGCGGGCCAAAAGAGCCAAAAGAGCAACGTAAATTGCTGGATCAATCTGAGGTTGACCCGAAAAGGATATTCAAGGCTTTGGAAGACTACATCGTAGCCTGCTTTGGCTCATTCGAATGTATTAACTCATCATTCCTAACGCATACCCACCGCCAGCCCATTAGATGTAGAAGCGAATCAACTCGTCGCAAGCCTATGCTACCTAGTGAGCCTCGTGAACAGAGAGGGCATCGTCGCGAGCCTTCAGGAAACCATGCTGCTCGTGAGCCACGAGAGGAGCAGTTTACTCCGCAATTTGAAGATGGATCATGCGACCTCGATCCAAAGTTGCTACTTTTAGGTGACTTTGCCGAGAATGGGACATGGTGGATGGGAAACCAAGAAGACTCTCGGCCTCGACGGCCGTCGACAAACCGTGTGGAACGGAGTTTCTCAAGCGCACCGGTCAACACGAAGACACCGCAAATGAGCTGGGGCGATCTCATCAAATGGTACACCACTATCGTGAATCCTGCTAAGGGATGGTTTGCAATTTACGAGGAGATGTGTCAAGGAAAAGGCTTTTTAACCCCTTCTCAACGAGAATTGCAATTAATGGAGCGGGAACTACTGCAGGGCCAAGAACATGCTCGGCGAGTTCTCCTTAAAGCAACCGAAATGCTTCTAAGAAGACCTGGAAGGCCATTGAAGGATCCAGCAGACTTGAGGTTTCTCCTAATCATCTTAGAAAACCCATTACTACACGAACATGAAACATTGTTTCGGGGAATTCTACAATTCGAGAAAAACTTGCCTTCTGGCCCAAGGTCAATACAGCAGAGAAAAGCCAGCACCCCTGAATCTGGGCCTTTATCTGGGCAACACTCTGGCATCATCAAGCGCATAGTGGGTTTAGTATCAAACTCGTCGGCTGAATGCCATAACCAGTTAATCGCCTGGTTTTCAAGACATCACCCTTCTCGCTTCATTCGTACCAAAGAGTTAGCATCTGGTTTCTTAACATATCGGATGATTCGACAGAGTGGAAAGAAGCAAGAGGTGAAAGTTGACATCACAGCTGGCCTGATACCGCAAATGCAAGAAGGGCGCTCAGGAGCTTACCTCTACGATGAGATACACCGCGCAAACTCGtcgaagaaggccaaggagcCTGAAAAGAAAATCATGTATGCCGAAGATTGGCAGATTAGAGCTTCTTCGCGGGTCTTGGCGCTCCTCTTCGCTGCCAATAACTTGCCACACAGCCGGAGAAATGAAGAATCCCCTTCGGGCTCGGCCGAGGGTCGCTCTACTGTTCATTCTCACGGACAAATCCTACCAACGAGCGACTTTTACAATTCAATGATCGACTACACTGACTTAGTTGCGGACTTTGAGAATTGGGAAGCTCGTAGGAGCAAGTTCACGTTCTGCCAGTACCCATTCCTTTTGAGCATATGGGCCAAGAACCATATTCTTGAGCACGATGCTCGGCGCCAGATGCAGAGCAAAGCCCGTGACGCCTTTTTTGATAGTATCATGAGTCGCAAGGCTATCAACCAGTTCCTCGAATTAACTGTTCGCCGAGATTGTCTGGTGGATGATAGTCTAAAAGCTGTCAGCGAGGTGATTGGAAGTGGGAGCGAGGATATAAAAAAGGGTCTTCGTATTACCTTTAGTGGTGAGGAGGGAGTAGATGCTGGTGGTCTACGGAAAGAATGGTTTTTACTTCTGGCCAGAGAAGTTTTCAATCCCGACCATG GCCTTTTTCTTTATGACGAGGATTCTCAGTATTGCTATTTCAACCCGAACGCTTTTGAAACCTCCGATCAGTTCTTCTTGGTCGGAGTCGTGATGGGACTTGCTATATACAACTCGACTATTCTGGATGTGGCTCTCCCTCCTTTTGCATTTCGAAAACTTATTGCATCTGCTCCAACACACGGTACAGGGGCATCAGCTCACCCAAGACCTCCCATGCGTTATACCCTCGAAGACCTGGCAGAATACCGGCCTCGACTAGCTCGAGGATTACGGCAGTTGCTAGAATATGAAGGCAATGTGGAAGACACCTTCTGTCTCGATTTCGTTATTGATATGGATAAATACGGTACTCAGGTGCAGGTTCCCCTTTGCCCTGGAGGCGAACGCATCCCTGTCACAAACAGCAACCGTCGAGAATACGTGGACCTTTACGTGCGGTACATAATCGATGTGTCTGTAACAAGACAGTTCGAACCCTTCAAACGAGGTTTCTACACTGTATGTGGAGGTAATGCTCTGTCTCTCTTTAGGCCAGAAGAGATTGAACTCCTTGTACGAGGCTCTGATGAAGCACTTGACATCAACTCGCTAAGGGGAGTTGCTGAGTATGATAACTGGGGAACTAAAAAGCCAGATGGTTCCGAACCCGTTATTGACTGGTTCTGGGAGACATTTCAGGCGGCGacatctcaagatcaacggAAACTACTCCTGTTCATCACTGGTAGCGATCGAATTCCTGCTATGGGTGCAGCTGTACTACCGATTAAGATATCCTGCCTCGGTGAGGATGAAGGCAGGTTCCCCATTGCTCGAACGTGCTTCAACGTGCTATCTCTGTCACGATACAAGTCAAAAGAAAGGTTAGAGAAGTTATTGTGGACTGCTGTTCATGAAAGTGAGGGCTTTGGGATAAAGTAA
- a CDS encoding 30S ribosomal protein S10e, with translation MLIPKADRKKIHEYLFREGVLVAQKDFNLPKHPDIDTKNLFVIKALQSLNSRGYVKTQFSWQYYYYTLTPEGLDYLREWLHLPAEIVPATHIKQQRSHAPPRGMLGEGERERRPFGRGRGGDRGDREGGYRRRDAGEGKEGGAPGEFAPQFRGGFGRGRGAAPPS, from the exons ATGTTGATTCCCAAGGCCGACCGCAAGAAGATCCACGAG TACCTCTTCCGCGAGGGTGTTCTCGTCGCCCAGAAGGACTTCAACCTTCCCAAGCACCCTGATATCGACACCAAGAACCTGTTCGTTATCAAGGCTCTGCAGTCGCTCAACTCTCGCGGCTATGTCAAGACCCAGTTCTCTTGGCAATACTACTACTACACCCTGACCCCCGAGGGTCTCGACTACCTTCGCGAATGGCTTCACCTCCCCGCTGAGATCGTTCCCGCTACCCACATTAAGCAACAACGATCGCACGCTCCTCCCCGTGGCATGCTCGGCGAGGGTGAGCGCGAGCGACGACCTTTCGGCCGCGGCCGTGGTGGTGACCGAGGTGACCGTGAGGGTGGATACCGACGAAGGGATGCTGGCGAGGGCAAGGAGGGTGGTGCTCCCGGCGAGTTCGCTCCTCAGTT CCGTGGTGGTTTTGGCCGTGGACGTGGCGCTGCTCCCCCTTCTTAA